One segment of Candidatus Hydrogenedentota bacterium DNA contains the following:
- a CDS encoding CRTAC1 family protein: MIAGGNRSFAAPAFGQSCQGKAPVLISRDRILQAFAIVLGGVAAAAESPVFVPHEPGFRAFMLHDLGVADFNGDGNLDIFTTNCFSPPNLVAGDGRGGFQQARTKMGLDLTPDIPGFGACETPPVMDKPGLYLYVEKRYVCIQSHNAAGLAPMRGSVRTICRENLTEVRDAEVHVDRRLESSGIVSRTISFSCGENGLIRFRPEPHLIDPMTITLDESVPLDQVFMGPERVPPPSRRFDVFFQDPHSMAWADINADGRPDVFIGRGAMLSDPGLDARIAELQDRLLLAADSRFDDVIASSGIRKNGCPNRKSCWVDANGDGLLDLFYTGARGARSALYVRRQMTPPLFEERAGAFGVDNLPHGGFCWRDLDHDGRADLAAGMDDHLVIFWGGDPSSPRMARTPIATTAGAPYEILASDYNRDGMADLLCVFLRPEPALMLLTNKGGRTFERADMAALGLPERGMAAAWCDYDNDGLQDLAVLPGDLYRQIRPGRFEAAGLLAGLFRDTPTPPDRAWISWFDMDNNGTRDLLAAVRLTGDRVEPPGVVPDPYVCQLVLLRNTLSDNRWIEIDLTGPDGNRPAIGARVTVHAGALRQTQDVGEHEGSENSQGHYRLYFGLGAAAIVDAIDVQWPDGSHKALANVEAGQVLRIAY; encoded by the coding sequence ATGATCGCGGGCGGTAACCGGTCGTTTGCAGCGCCCGCGTTCGGCCAATCGTGTCAGGGAAAGGCGCCGGTCTTGATTTCACGCGACAGGATATTGCAAGCGTTTGCGATTGTGCTGGGAGGCGTTGCGGCCGCAGCCGAATCGCCTGTGTTTGTGCCGCACGAGCCGGGTTTCCGCGCATTCATGCTGCACGACCTCGGCGTCGCGGATTTCAACGGCGACGGCAATCTGGACATCTTCACCACGAACTGTTTCTCGCCGCCGAATCTTGTCGCCGGCGACGGGCGCGGCGGCTTTCAGCAGGCGCGGACGAAGATGGGCCTTGACTTGACCCCGGACATTCCCGGATTCGGCGCATGCGAAACGCCGCCCGTCATGGACAAGCCCGGACTCTACCTCTATGTCGAAAAGCGTTATGTCTGCATTCAGTCGCACAACGCCGCCGGACTCGCGCCGATGCGCGGTTCGGTGCGGACCATCTGCCGCGAAAACCTGACGGAAGTCCGGGACGCGGAAGTCCATGTGGACCGTCGTCTCGAATCGTCGGGCATCGTTTCCCGCACGATTTCGTTTTCCTGCGGCGAAAACGGGTTGATCCGCTTCAGGCCCGAGCCGCATCTCATCGATCCCATGACGATCACGCTGGACGAATCCGTCCCGCTCGACCAAGTGTTCATGGGGCCGGAACGCGTTCCGCCGCCGTCGCGCCGGTTCGATGTCTTCTTTCAAGACCCGCACAGCATGGCATGGGCGGACATCAACGCCGACGGACGCCCCGACGTGTTCATCGGGCGCGGCGCGATGCTGTCGGATCCCGGCCTCGATGCGCGCATCGCCGAACTGCAGGACCGGCTGCTGCTGGCCGCGGATAGCCGGTTCGACGACGTCATCGCGTCTTCCGGCATCCGGAAAAACGGCTGCCCGAACCGCAAATCCTGCTGGGTGGACGCCAACGGCGACGGCTTGCTGGATCTGTTTTACACGGGCGCGCGGGGCGCCCGGAGCGCATTGTATGTGCGCAGGCAGATGACGCCGCCGCTGTTCGAGGAACGGGCGGGCGCGTTCGGCGTGGACAATCTGCCGCACGGGGGCTTCTGTTGGCGCGACCTGGACCATGACGGGCGCGCGGATCTTGCCGCCGGCATGGACGATCATCTCGTCATTTTCTGGGGCGGTGATCCCTCCTCGCCCCGCATGGCGCGAACCCCCATCGCAACAACCGCCGGGGCGCCCTATGAAATTCTGGCGTCCGATTACAACCGCGACGGCATGGCCGATCTTCTATGCGTCTTTCTACGGCCCGAGCCGGCCCTGATGCTGTTGACCAACAAGGGCGGACGGACGTTCGAGCGGGCCGACATGGCCGCCTTGGGATTGCCCGAACGGGGCATGGCCGCGGCTTGGTGCGATTACGACAACGATGGGTTGCAGGACCTTGCCGTCCTCCCCGGGGATCTGTACCGCCAAATCCGGCCCGGGCGTTTCGAGGCTGCGGGATTGCTGGCCGGCCTCTTTCGCGATACCCCGACGCCGCCCGACCGCGCATGGATTTCATGGTTCGACATGGACAACAACGGCACGCGGGACCTGCTGGCCGCGGTGCGCTTGACGGGGGATCGCGTGGAACCGCCGGGCGTGGTTCCCGATCCCTATGTTTGCCAACTTGTGCTGTTAAGAAACACCCTCTCGGACAATCGGTGGATCGAGATCGATCTCACGGGCCCGGACGGCAACCGTCCGGCCATCGGCGCCCGAGTCACCGTCCATGCCGGCGCTTTGCGCCAGACGCAGGACGTGGGGGAACACGAGGGTTCGGAAAACTCGCAGGGACATTACCGTCTTTACTTTGGACTGGGCGCCGCTGCAATCGTTGACGCAATTGACGTCCAATGGCCGGATGGATCCCACAAGGCCCTTGCGAACGTCGAGGCCGGGCAGGTGTTGCGCATCGCCTATTGA
- a CDS encoding anaerobic sulfatase maturase: MDKPFQLLIKPVGADCNLRCAYCFYLPTAHLYPGETPKRMPDDILETITGGLLEHRFPQTVFAWQGGEPTLAGLDFFRRVVACEQRLGKGGQSVGNTLQTNGVLLDDEWCRFLHQYRFLIGLSLDGPKEIHDLHRRAPGGRSAWELVMDAARLMDKHEVLYNILCVIHRDNAGMGADLARWFVQQGFRHLQFIPCVEPGQPLNVTPEAYGAFLCDVFDYWIREGVERVSIRDFEALIAACINHPAGLCTYGRRCNHYLVIEHNGDVYPCDFFVREEWRLGNVMEHPLEWFMRCETHKRFAKLKHNVPACAGCPWRGLCNGGCIKDRMAGQGVSSPSPLCPAYKMFFRHAEPRLRELARRVARRQQRHPASPSQ, translated from the coding sequence GTGGACAAACCGTTTCAACTCTTGATCAAGCCGGTGGGCGCGGATTGCAATCTGCGTTGCGCGTATTGTTTCTATCTGCCCACGGCCCACCTATATCCCGGCGAAACGCCGAAACGGATGCCGGACGACATTCTGGAAACCATCACGGGCGGTTTGCTTGAACACCGGTTTCCACAGACGGTCTTCGCCTGGCAGGGCGGCGAGCCGACGTTGGCGGGCCTCGATTTTTTCCGGCGGGTGGTGGCCTGCGAACAACGGCTTGGAAAAGGGGGGCAGTCCGTCGGAAACACGCTGCAAACCAACGGCGTGCTGCTCGACGATGAATGGTGCCGTTTCCTGCATCAATACCGTTTTTTGATTGGACTGAGTTTGGACGGCCCGAAGGAAATCCACGACTTGCACCGCCGCGCGCCGGGCGGACGCAGCGCATGGGAACTCGTGATGGATGCGGCGCGCCTGATGGACAAACACGAGGTCCTGTACAACATCCTCTGCGTGATCCATCGCGACAACGCAGGCATGGGCGCGGACCTTGCCCGGTGGTTCGTCCAGCAGGGATTCCGCCACCTGCAATTCATTCCGTGCGTCGAGCCGGGCCAGCCCCTGAACGTTACGCCGGAAGCCTACGGCGCGTTTTTGTGCGACGTGTTCGACTACTGGATCAGGGAAGGCGTCGAGCGCGTGTCCATTCGCGATTTCGAGGCGCTGATCGCGGCGTGCATCAATCATCCCGCCGGCCTGTGCACCTACGGCCGCAGATGCAACCATTACCTCGTCATCGAACACAACGGCGACGTGTACCCGTGCGATTTTTTTGTGCGCGAGGAATGGCGCCTCGGCAACGTCATGGAGCATCCCCTCGAATGGTTCATGCGATGCGAAACGCACAAGCGATTCGCGAAACTCAAGCACAACGTGCCCGCGTGCGCGGGGTGTCCGTGGCGCGGCCTCTGCAACGGCGGCTGCATCAAGGACCGGATGGCGGGCCAGGGCGTATCGTCGCCCAGCCCGTTGTGCCCGGCCTACAAGATGTTTTTCCGCCACGCGGAACCCCGGTTGCGCGAATTGGCCCGCCGCGTGGCAAGACGGCAGCAGCGACATCCGGCGTCCCCCTCGCAATAG
- a CDS encoding zinc-dependent dehydrogenase, which produces MRVAMYYNNHDIRIEEMPVPKIGAGELLVKVIASGICGSDVLEWYRVKKAPKVLGHEITGEIVETGAGVTRFKAGDRVFVSHHVPCNTCWYCLHGNHTVCETLHTTNFDPGGFAEYLRAPQINVDRGTFLLPEEVSFEEGAFIEPLACVVRGQRLARFRPGQTVAVMGAGISGMLHIMLARAMGAGRLIATDISAYRLDRARSFGADVAIDAREDVPARVRGANGGRLADLVIVCTGAMVAFRQALRSVDRGGTVLCFATSDPGVELPIPINDFWRNGITVMPSYANSPYDAEVAIQLLRARRLPVADMITHRIGLAETGMGFQLVAAGGDSLKVIVEPQR; this is translated from the coding sequence ATGCGCGTCGCAATGTATTACAACAACCACGACATTCGGATCGAGGAGATGCCGGTTCCGAAAATCGGCGCGGGCGAATTGCTCGTCAAGGTGATTGCAAGCGGCATCTGCGGCAGCGACGTCCTCGAATGGTACCGCGTCAAGAAAGCGCCGAAAGTGCTCGGCCACGAAATCACGGGCGAAATCGTTGAAACGGGCGCGGGCGTGACGCGCTTCAAGGCCGGCGACCGCGTGTTCGTGTCGCACCATGTGCCGTGCAACACGTGCTGGTATTGTTTACACGGCAACCACACGGTGTGCGAAACGCTGCACACGACGAATTTCGATCCGGGCGGGTTCGCCGAATACCTGCGCGCGCCGCAAATCAACGTGGACCGGGGCACGTTCCTCCTGCCCGAAGAGGTGTCCTTCGAGGAGGGCGCATTCATCGAGCCGCTGGCATGTGTTGTCCGCGGACAACGCCTCGCGCGGTTCCGCCCCGGTCAGACGGTCGCGGTCATGGGCGCGGGCATTTCGGGCATGCTGCACATCATGCTTGCGCGCGCGATGGGCGCCGGGCGCCTCATCGCCACGGACATCAGCGCGTATCGCCTTGACCGGGCGCGGAGCTTCGGCGCGGACGTGGCGATTGACGCGCGGGAGGATGTGCCGGCCCGCGTGCGCGGCGCGAACGGCGGACGCCTGGCCGATCTCGTGATTGTCTGCACGGGGGCCATGGTCGCGTTCAGGCAGGCGTTGCGGTCCGTGGACCGCGGCGGGACGGTCCTCTGTTTCGCGACGAGCGATCCGGGCGTCGAACTGCCCATCCCCATCAACGATTTCTGGCGCAACGGCATTACCGTCATGCCTAGTTACGCCAACAGTCCCTACGATGCCGAAGTTGCGATCCAACTGTTGCGCGCAAGACGTTTACCCGTCGCGGATATGATTACGCACCGGATCGGCCTCGCGGAGACAGGCATGGGATTCCAACTCGTCGCCGCCGGCGGCGATTCGCTCAAAGTCATCGTCGAGCCGCAGCGCTAA
- a CDS encoding sulfatase, with product MKRAIEKSRSAAHSRRGLLNRRTFCLSALGAAGLAIGGAGCREKKQGPPNVILIVLDTVRADHLGCWGYKRRTSPRVDAFAQVSTAYRHAYATAPWTLPSHATLFTGRHTFQHGIDASLRTNANGEIEVVEPPVPDSEVMLAETLREAGYVTAAFTANTAYMSMRWNFTQGFNVYDVQRRPGVEMVEPVAAWLRARKNGPFFLFVNVMDAHFRYNTKPCPGAFDEPVPQDTGLINKLLEAVLPGEKPADEQLVRDVTAQYDMGIANADYAMGLMIDEFKKQGVYDNSLLIVTSDHGEFLGEHLLAQHSKDLYEEVLHVPLLVKAPGQRQGRWSDKPVSLIQLYGTMRNAAGIGQASRAPDLESDAPLLAELRYSRPWDVTSPVWGRRFKRIRTAYYEFPWKIIHSSDDRHEMYHVLEDPAEANNRMADSPDRARDMLARLAAIKPLSAASGSGPPAGPLAPELAEQDKEALRANGYL from the coding sequence GTGAAACGAGCGATTGAAAAATCCCGATCCGCAGCGCATTCCCGCCGGGGTCTTCTGAACCGCCGGACGTTCTGTCTCTCTGCCTTGGGCGCGGCGGGACTGGCGATCGGCGGCGCCGGATGCCGTGAAAAAAAACAGGGGCCGCCCAACGTGATCCTGATTGTCCTCGACACGGTGCGCGCGGACCACTTGGGCTGTTGGGGTTACAAGCGGCGCACGTCGCCCCGCGTGGACGCGTTCGCGCAAGTCTCCACGGCCTATCGCCACGCCTATGCGACCGCCCCATGGACGCTTCCGTCGCACGCCACCCTGTTCACGGGGCGGCATACGTTTCAGCACGGCATTGACGCCAGCCTTCGCACGAACGCCAACGGCGAAATCGAAGTCGTCGAGCCGCCCGTGCCGGATTCGGAAGTCATGCTGGCCGAAACGCTGCGCGAGGCCGGATACGTCACGGCCGCCTTTACCGCAAACACCGCCTACATGAGCATGCGCTGGAATTTCACGCAGGGATTCAATGTGTACGACGTCCAGCGGAGGCCCGGCGTCGAAATGGTCGAACCGGTTGCCGCATGGCTGCGCGCCCGGAAAAACGGGCCGTTTTTCCTGTTCGTGAATGTCATGGACGCCCATTTCCGGTACAACACGAAGCCGTGTCCGGGCGCGTTCGACGAACCAGTCCCGCAGGATACCGGCCTGATCAACAAACTCCTCGAAGCCGTCCTGCCGGGTGAAAAACCGGCCGACGAACAACTCGTGCGGGACGTCACCGCGCAATACGACATGGGGATCGCCAACGCGGATTATGCCATGGGGCTGATGATTGACGAATTCAAAAAACAGGGGGTCTACGACAATTCCCTCCTTATTGTCACATCGGATCACGGCGAATTTCTCGGCGAACACCTCCTGGCTCAACATTCCAAGGATTTGTACGAGGAGGTCCTGCACGTGCCGTTGCTCGTCAAAGCGCCCGGGCAGCGCCAAGGCCGGTGGAGCGACAAGCCGGTCTCTCTGATCCAGCTTTACGGCACGATGCGGAACGCCGCGGGGATCGGGCAGGCGTCCCGCGCCCCGGATTTGGAGTCGGACGCGCCGCTCCTGGCGGAACTGCGCTATTCGCGGCCATGGGACGTCACAAGCCCCGTCTGGGGCAGGCGATTCAAGCGCATACGCACGGCCTACTACGAATTTCCATGGAAAATCATTCATTCTTCCGACGACCGGCACGAGATGTATCACGTCCTGGAGGATCCGGCGGAGGCGAACAACCGAATGGCCGATTCGCCCGATCGGGCAAGGGACATGCTCGCGCGCCTCGCCGCCATCAAGCCCCTGTCGGCGGCTTCCGGTTCCGGCCCGCCCGCCGGCCCGCTGGCCCCCGAACTGGCCGAACAGGACAAGGAAGCCCTCCGCGCCAACGGTTATCTGTGA
- a CDS encoding NUDIX domain-containing protein gives MGNKPFSLSVKALVRDANGRCLLLRRSAASQGNAGKWDLPGGKLDPGESVDRALCREVAEETGLAVSVERVVGAAQSELPDRIIAYLVMEARAGSGPVRLSAEHDDFTWADVRELARMDLAPPFLAFARTYGRAREE, from the coding sequence ATGGGAAACAAGCCGTTTTCGTTGTCCGTCAAGGCGCTGGTCCGCGACGCAAACGGTCGCTGCCTGCTGTTGAGACGTTCCGCGGCCAGCCAGGGCAACGCGGGCAAGTGGGACCTTCCCGGCGGCAAGTTGGATCCGGGCGAATCCGTGGACCGGGCCTTGTGCCGCGAAGTGGCCGAAGAAACGGGGCTTGCCGTTTCCGTCGAACGGGTCGTGGGCGCCGCCCAATCGGAACTGCCGGATCGCATCATTGCCTATCTGGTCATGGAGGCTCGGGCGGGATCCGGTCCGGTCCGACTGAGCGCCGAACACGACGATTTTACGTGGGCCGATGTCCGCGAGTTGGCCCGAATGGATCTCGCGCCGCCGTTTCTGGCGTTTGCCAGGACCTACGGCCGCGCGCGGGAGGAATGA